The Trueperaceae bacterium genomic sequence TGTCGACGACCGTGACCGGCACCGGCGCGTCCTGCGCCGCCAACGTCGCGGACTGGTACGTCCCCGACAGGTTCGACGCGATCGTGACGACCACGATCGCGTCGGCACCGGCGTCCGCCGCTTCGCGGTAGGCGACCCCGAAATCCTCGGGCGTCGGTTGGCTGGTCGTGGGCGGGTCGGCGCCCCCTTGGATCCCCGCGACCAGCTCGGCGGGCGTGATCTCGATCCAGTCTTGGAAGGTCTCGCCGCGGAAGTGCACGTACAACGGAACGCGGCGGACGCGCAGCCGCTCGAGCTCGGCGGCGGACAGGTCGCAGGTGGAGTCGGTGACGACGGCGATCGGCATGCAAAACACCTCCGGAAAGGGGGTGGCGTCGGCCCGAAGCCGCGCCCGGCTGCGTGGTATGCCGGGGAGTATACGGGGTGGCGCCGCACCGCGCCACGCCGACCGACGCAGGGGAGGGGGACCGACGTGACCGACGCGACCTGGTGGTTGATGCAGCCCAGCAGCGTCCTGCTGGTCCTGCTGGTGGCCTCCGCGCTCGCCGCGCTCGTGGGGTGGCGCCGCCTCGCGGCGCGCACCGTCGCCCTGGTGGTGCTCGTGTGGGCCGCCGTGACGGCGTTCCCGGTCGCCGCGTGGCTCGCCGCGCCGCTCGAGGCCCGCCACCCGCTCCCCAGCACCCTGCCCGCCGACGTCGACGGCATCGTCGTGCTCGGGGGCGCCGTCGACGTCCGCGCCAGCGCCGAACGCGGCCAACTGACGCTCGGCGGGACGGCGGAGCGCATGATCGCCGGCGCCGCGCTCGCGCGCCGCTACCCCGACGCGACGCTGGTGCTGCCCGCCGTCACCGCCGAAGCGATCGCCGCCGACTTCCGCGCCGACCCCAGCGCCGCCACGTCCTTCTTCGGGCCCGCCTTCGCCGACCGCCGCCCCCTGCTCCTTCCGGGGGTGGCCAGCACGTACGACGAAGCGACGACCTTCCTGCGGCGCGTCGCGCCGCGCACCGGCTCCACCTGGTTGCTGGTGACGTCCGCGTGGCACATGCCGCGCGCCTGGGCGACGTTCGCGACGGCGGGCATCGAGACGGTCCCGTACCCCGTCGACGCGCTCGCCGCGGCGCCGCGCTTCGGGTGGGACACCCTGCCCGGGGCGGCGTCCCGCCTCGCCGACCTCGACACCGTCGTGCGGGAGTGGGGCGCGACCCTCGTCTACCGCCGGACCGGCCGCATTTCGCCCGAGGCGTGGGCGGCCGGCGCCACTGGCGGGCTGCGGACGGCCGTGCCCGCGGCGAGCGACCCTTCGGCGCCCACGCCGAACGTCGTGCCGGTCGCGCCGGACTGACCGCCGCCCCTCAGTGGGCGGCCGTCAGGTGCTCGGCGATCTGCACGGCGTTCAGGGCCGCGCCCTTGCGGATCTGGTCGCCCGCCAGGAACAACGCCAGGGCGCCGGGCAGGCTGACGTCCTCGCGCAGCCGTCCCACCAGCACCGCATCGCGGCCCGACGCGGCGCGCGGCGTGGGGAAGGCGTTGCCGGCGCGGTCGTCGACCAGCTCGACGCCGGGCGCGGCGGCCAACACCTCGCGCGCGGCCTCGGCCGTGACGGGGCGTTCGAACGCCGCGTGGATCGCTTCGGCGTGCGCCCGGTAGACCGGCACCCGAACCGCGGTGGCGCTCATGCGGAGCGCCGGCGCCTCCAGGATCTTCCTCGACTCGAGCAGCAGCTTGCGTTCCTCGAGGTTGTAGCCGTCCTCGCCGATCTCGCTGTCGTGACTGAAGAGGTTGAAGGCGATCGTGTCGGCGAACGTCTCGGGCGTTTCGGCGTCGCCGTCCAGCGCCGCGCGGGTGAGGCGCGTGAGTTCGTCGATGCCGGACGCGCCGGCCCCGGAGACCGCCTGGTACGTCGCGACCGTCGCGCGCGCCAGGCCGAACGACCGGTGCAGCGGCGCGAGCGCCATCAGCGCCAGGATCGTCGAGCAGTTCGGGTTCGCGACGATGCCGCGGTGCCGCTCCGCCGCCGTCCCGTTCACCTCCGGGACGACCAGCGGCACGTCGGGATCGAGGCGCCAAGCGCTCGTGTTGTCGATCACGACCGCGCCGTGCGACGCCCAGCGCTTCGCCTCCCGCTTCGACAGGCTCCCCCCGGCGGAGCTGAACACGACGTCCGCGCCGAGATCGCCGTCCTCGGGGAGCGCCTCGACGGAAAGCGTCCCGCCGGCGTACGGCACCCGCCGCCCCACCGAGCGGGGGGACGCGAAGGCGCGAACCTGCGTCGCGGGAAAGGCCCGCGCGTGCAGGAGCGCCAGGAGTTCCTGTCCGACGGCGCCGGTGGCGCCCACGACGGCGATGCGCACGTCGCCTCCTCTCCGCCGGGCCCCGCCCGGCGTGCGCGCGAGGCTAGCACGACGCGCGCACCGCGCGGGGCGGTAGCATGCTCGTCATGGACGCCGCCCCGCGCGCCGCCTCCGCCCCCTCGCGGGTCGTGGTGAAGGTCGGAACGAGCTCGATCACCGACGCCACCGGCCGCCTCGACGACGCCCGCATGCGCGCCGTCGCCGACGGCCTCGCCGCCCTCGAAGCGGCGACCGGCGCCACGCCGGTCCTCGTCTCCTCCGGCGCGGGCGCCGCCGGCCGCGAGCGATTGGGCTTGGTCGGGCCCCTCACCCTGCCGGCGAAGCAGGCCGCCGCCGCCGTCGGGCAGACCCTCCTCATGGCGCGCTGGGACGCCGCGTTTCCCGACCGGCCGGTCGCGCAACTGCTGCTGTCGGCGGACGACGTCCGCGACCGCGCCCGCTACGTCAACGCCAAGCACGCCCTGCAGGCCAGCCTCGACGCCGGGGCGGTGCCCATCGTCAACGAGAACGACTCCGTCGCCACCAGCGAACTGAAGCTCGGCGACAACGACACCCTGTCGGCGTGGGTCGCCTACCTCGCCGGCGCCGCGACGCTGCTCGTCCTCACCGACGTCGACGGCCTGTACGACACCGACCCCCGCCACGCCCCCGACGCCCGCGTGGTCGCCGTCGTCGACGACCTCGACGCGGCCGAGGCCGCGGTCGGGCCGAGCGCCGGTCGGCACGGCACCGGCGGGATGGCGACGAAGCTGCGCGCGGCGCGGATCGCCCGCGACGCCGGCATCGCCACCCGCATCCTCGGGGG encodes the following:
- a CDS encoding YdcF family protein; translation: MTDATWWLMQPSSVLLVLLVASALAALVGWRRLAARTVALVVLVWAAVTAFPVAAWLAAPLEARHPLPSTLPADVDGIVVLGGAVDVRASAERGQLTLGGTAERMIAGAALARRYPDATLVLPAVTAEAIAADFRADPSAATSFFGPAFADRRPLLLPGVASTYDEATTFLRRVAPRTGSTWLLVTSAWHMPRAWATFATAGIETVPYPVDALAAAPRFGWDTLPGAASRLADLDTVVREWGATLVYRRTGRISPEAWAAGATGGLRTAVPAASDPSAPTPNVVPVAPD
- a CDS encoding aspartate-semialdehyde dehydrogenase — protein: MRIAVVGATGAVGQELLALLHARAFPATQVRAFASPRSVGRRVPYAGGTLSVEALPEDGDLGADVVFSSAGGSLSKREAKRWASHGAVVIDNTSAWRLDPDVPLVVPEVNGTAAERHRGIVANPNCSTILALMALAPLHRSFGLARATVATYQAVSGAGASGIDELTRLTRAALDGDAETPETFADTIAFNLFSHDSEIGEDGYNLEERKLLLESRKILEAPALRMSATAVRVPVYRAHAEAIHAAFERPVTAEAAREVLAAAPGVELVDDRAGNAFPTPRAASGRDAVLVGRLREDVSLPGALALFLAGDQIRKGAALNAVQIAEHLTAAH
- the proB gene encoding glutamate 5-kinase, giving the protein MDAAPRAASAPSRVVVKVGTSSITDATGRLDDARMRAVADGLAALEAATGATPVLVSSGAGAAGRERLGLVGPLTLPAKQAAAAVGQTLLMARWDAAFPDRPVAQLLLSADDVRDRARYVNAKHALQASLDAGAVPIVNENDSVATSELKLGDNDTLSAWVAYLAGAATLLVLTDVDGLYDTDPRHAPDARVVAVVDDLDAAEAAVGPSAGRHGTGGMATKLRAARIARDAGIATRILGGGGAGLAAVARGETPGTLVPPAATAPGARKAWIAQQPPRGRVLVDAGAAHALEEGRSLLPRGVTGAEGTFAFGDAVDVVAPDGATVARGLVNYDAASVAAAAGRHSRDLADVLGTHDFDEIVHRDNLVVLAARPSPTGRAPTDTR